The DNA sequence tttggtcacctagtagtagtgatagtgattGGTCACCTAGTAgtagtgtagtgatgtagtaaattaatgtcaccaggtgtggaggtgtaaccagggtgtagtgatgtaataAATTAATGtgaccaggtgtggaggtgtaaccagggtgtagtgatgtagtaaattaatgtcaccaggtggggaggtgtaaccagggtgttgtgatgtagtaaattaatgtcaccaggtgtggaggtgtaaccagggtgtagtgatgtaataAATTAATGtgaccaggtgtggaggtgtaaccagggtgtagtgatgtagtaaattaatgtcaccaggtgtggaggtgtaaccagggtgtagtgatgtattaaatgaatgtcaccaggtgtggaggtgtaaccagggtgtagtgatgtagtaaattaatgtcaccaggtgtggaggtgtaaccagggtgtaaccagggtgtagtgatgtagtaaattaatgtcaccaggtgtggaggtgtaaccagggtgtagtgatgtagtaaattaatgtcaccaggtgtggaggtgtaaccagggtgttgTGATGTaataaattaatgtcaccaggtgtggaggtgtaaccagggtgtagtgatgtagtaaattaatgtcaccaggtgtggaggtgtaaccagggtgtagtgatgtagtaaattaatgtcaccaggtgtggaggtgtaaccagggtatTGTGATGTAATAAATTAATgccaccaggtgtggaggtgtaaccagggtgtagtgatgtagtaaattaatgtcaccaggtgtggaggtgtaaccagggtgtagtgatgtagtaaattaatgtcaccaggtgtggaggtgtaaccagggtgtagtgatgtagtaaatccatgtcaccaggtgtggaggtataaccagggtgtagtgatgtagtaaattaatgtcaccaggtgtggaggtgtaaccagggtgtagtaaTGGAGTAAATTAATGtgaccaggtgtggaggtgtaaccagggtgtagtgatgtaataaattaatgtcaccaggtgtggaggtgtaaccaggttGTAGTGCTGCTGGAGCTTTAATTAATAAAATACTATGTGATCTTAACTCACCTGTCCATCGTCTGCTGTGTACCTTGTGTCAGAGGTGGATTTGGAGGCCTTCTTCCTGTTTTACACGTcaacaaatgaatgaatgaataatcaAGTTAATAAATTAAAATGATAATGTGAAATGACGGTCTTAGAAAGATTCTCACCTGAACCACATGACGACAGAGAGACGGAGTATGAGAATCTGTGATTCCTACAGCTGAAGTCATAACTGAGGTCTGTTTCTCTAAAGGTTCAACAAAAAGGTGGATGATATGACACATGTTATCATATAGTGGAGCTTGAAATGAAATATCCTTGTATTTGAATCTCACATTTTTTTCCTGTACTTGTTGACTTTCTCTCAGATATGTGATTCTCAGGGTGGAGTGACTCACTCTATCCCCATAGTACTCTGAATGACCACCATTCTCAGGTTTCACACCAGACCATCTATAGGACCATGATGCTTTTATGACTGCATGACCTCTGGGATATGTGTTAGAACAGGACAggtccactgttgaccccttcacgGTACAGATAATCTGAGTAGTGTAAGTCACACTCCAGCCATCCTGCCCCAGTATCACTGCAACACAATCACACATCAAAAGCATATTAAATTAGGCACAAACCTATTAGCTCACACAGAAACAGTTTGTCAACACTTTGTTACCGTAGTTTCTGAGTTCAGTGTGAATAACAACCATGGAGAAGCATCAGGAGAAGTATTGTTGTcgctaccttcttgccctttgtgcttttGTCTGTTCCCAATAATGTTCGTACCATGTTTTGTTCCGCTACcacgttgttgtcatgttgtgttgccatgtgttgctgccttgctatgttgttgtcttaggcatcgctttatatagtgttgtgttgtctctcttgttgtgatgtgtgttttgtcatatatttatttatatatatataaatcccaGCCccgaggccttttggtaggccgtccttgtaaataagaatttgttcttaatagacttgcttagttaaataaaataaacaaaataaattaCTCTGAAGCAGTTTGTTATACAGTTGCTGAGAGACGTGTGTAAACCACAGGCCTATGTATCTATTCCTGCTGTTCTCAAGCCAGTTGCTGCGTCTCCCTCCCTGCAGTCATAGAAACATAAAGATAGACAACAAACACACTTTATAACTGGTGAATAACTACACCTGACAGTCTAATTAAGCAGGAAAAATAACTTATCAAATCAGATGTGTAGCACTGTAAGTAAAGTGTTTCTCTGTCGATTGTTTTGAACCTGTTTTATTCTCATGACTATAACACTGATGGTACTTCAcatgacctgcatactctggGTCCTGGCTTAGATCTGTAGTAACTCCAGACTCCCATTTGTTGAACCAGGATACTTCTGTGACATTATTCCAGCTGGGATGTCTATACGTGCAGGTAatgtccactgttgaccccttcaaggcaCAGATATCCTCTTGGTGTAAGTCACATTCAAACAGCTCTGACCATAAACACCTGAAACTAAATGTATCTGATCAAATCCTCAAATGATAATGAGACTATTTTCAAGTGTTTTAGACGTATTAGACTGATTCatttaaaatgaataaaatatataaacccacacagtgcattcggaaagtattcagaacccttgactttttccacattttgttacgttacagccttattctaaaacaaaTTCCAAAATTATAATTCTAAAACGGTATAACATGATTACATACCATCAGCCATTGTCTACCTTGTATATTATACTGCATCATTTCTACTAGTGTTACTATCCAAGAGTGCACAGATGTGTCTGTTTTTCCCCACATGTTCTACTATTGGTCCACAGCTCTTAATGATTGATACTTAAGATGATTATTATAGGTGAGTCAAGACTCACACACTGTAGGAGAAAATCCTCATGGTCTTTTACAGCTCAGGAGTAACTGTCTGTAGAGTAACGCCAGACCACTAGAGTATTACAGGAGTATTGTTGGGAAGTAGGGTCATGGAAGCTGTACCCCCATTCCGCATACTGTGTTTTAAATCTGAACTTGTACTcagctgaatctctctctctctcaggtctgtgattctcagggtgcaGTCTTTCTCTTTAGTCCCAAGGTACTCAGCACGACCTGCATTCTCTGGCACCGAGCTCAGTTTATTAGGTGCCTCATTAAATTTCTCTTGGATATACCAGTTTGGTTCTGAGACTACATGCTAACTTGGATGTTGATATGTGCAGGGCAGTTCCACTGTTGAGCCCTTCATAGCACAGATACTCTGATGGGTGTAAGTCACGTTGAAACAGTTCTGACCCAGAACACCTAAAACAGTAGTAGGACCAATCATTTACTCAATTAGTTTCTTCTATAATTATTGTACtcaacaaaaacataaatgcaacaatgtgtacgattttactgagttacagttcatataaaaaaatatgtcaattgaaatgaatgaattagaccctaatctatggatttcacatgactgggaatacagatacaattgaagtcagaagtttacatacacttaggttggagtcaataaacttgtttttcaaccactccacaaatttcttgtaaacaaactagttttggcaaatcggttaggacatctactttgtgcatgatacaagtcatttttccaacaattgtttacagacagattatgtcactgtatcacaattccagtgggtcagaagtttacatacactaagttgactgtgcctttaaacagcttggaaaattccagaaaatgatttaatggcgttagaagcttctgataggctaattgacatcatttgagtcaattggaggtgtacctgtggatgtatttcaaggcctacctttgaactcagtgcctctttgcttgacatcatatgaaaatcaaaataaatcagccaataccttagaaaaaaattgtagacctccacaagtccggttcatccttgggagcaatttccaaacggctgaaagtaccacgttcatctgtacaaacaatagtacgcaagtattaacaccatgggaccatgcagccgtcataccactcaggaaggagacacgttctgtctcctagagatgaatgtactttggttcgaaaagtgaaaatcaatcccagaacaacagaaaaggaccttgtgaagatgctggaggaaacaggaacaaattgagtcctatatcgacataacctgaaaggcacctcagcaaggaagaagccactgctccaaaaccgccataaaaatgccagactacggtttgcaacattttacatttacattttagtcatttagcagacgctcttatccagagcgacttacagtagtgtctgcacatggggacaaagatcgtactttttggagaattgtcctccggtctgatgaaacaaaaatggaactgttttgccataatgacaatcattatgtttggaggaaaaatggggaggcttgcaagccgaagaacaccatcccaaccgtgaagtacggcggtggcagcatcatgttttgggggtgctttactgcaggagggactggtgcatgtcacaaaatagatgaggaaaggaaaattatgtggatatcttgaagcaacatctcaagacatcagtcaggaagttaaagcttggtgaagttaaagcttggtcgcaaatgggtcttccaaatggacaatgtccccaagcatacttctgaagttgtggcaaaatggcttaaggacaacaaagtcaaggtattggagtggccatctcaaagccctgacctcaatcctatagaaaatgtgtgggcagaactgaaaaaggaatgtgccaaaattcacccaacttattgtgggaagcttgtggaaggctaccagaaacgtttgactcaagttaaacaatttaaaggcaatcctaccaaatactaattgagtgtatgtaaacttctgacccactgggtatgtgatgaaataaataaaagctgaaatagcccttgctgtctctgccttgccggttcccctctttccactgggattctctgcctctaaccctattacaggggctgagtcactgacttactggtgttcttccatgccgtccatgggaggggtgtgtcacttgagtgggttgagtcactgacgtggtcttcctgtctgggttggcgcccccccttgggttgtgccatggcggagatttttgtgggctatactcggccttgtcttcggacggtaagttggtggttgtagacatccctctactGGTGtcggggctgtgctttggcaaagtgggtggggttatatcctgcctgtttggccctgtccgggggtatcatcggatggggccacagtgtcttctgatccctcctgtctcagcctccagtatttatgctgcagtagtttatgtgccggggggctagggtcagtctgtttcatctggagtattctcttgtcttatccggtgtcctgtgtgaatttaaatatgctctctctaattctctctttctctctttctttctctcggaggacctgagccctaggaccatgcctcgggactacctggcatgatgactccttgctgtccccagtccacctggccatgctgctgctccagtttcaactgttctgcctgcggctacggaaccctgacctgttcaccggacgtgcttgttgcaccctcgacaactacaattattattatttgaccatgctggttatttatgaacattttaacatcttgacccatgttctgttataatatccacccggcacagccagaagaggactggccacctctcatagcctggttcctctctaggtttcttcctaggtttttggcctttctagggagtttttcctagggagtttttcctagccaccgtgcctctttcacatgcattgcttgctgtttggggttttaggctgggtttctgtacagcactttgagatttcagctgatatacgaagggctatataaataaatttgatttgaaataaatcactactattattctgacatttcacattcttaaaataaagtggtgatcctaactgacctaagacagggaatttttactaggattaaatgacaggaattgtgaaaaacggagtttaaatgtatttggcgaaggtggatgtaaacatccgacttcaactgttatgcatctgttggtcacagataccttaaaaaaacgGTAGTCAGTatatggtgtgaccaccatttgcctcatgcagtgcgacatagGATAAAGGATTTAATGTATTTTTCAATACATGTGTCGTGGAAATTACTACCAAGGACTCAGTCAAACTTAAATGCATCATTCTTTATtatcagcaagctggagaggttgcaacaaacttaatgcaccatagtacacatcgGTCGGGAGCTCTTtcggggcagtcccgttagttctcttatatactgcttacacagacaagttatatttgaaTGATTTACATTATTCATCATTAACGTTTGGTTCCTGCATGTAACTTATAGAACATATTCTGGAAGTTCTGTCAAAATGTCTGAGGGGGTCATGACCGTCTCCCCCTCACATCTCTACCCAGCACCTACAGGAACCAATGATTGTATGAGACAAGATGTACAATTCAAAGCTCTCTCTTCAGACAACATTTACATCACATGAATATACACCTACTATTGGTGAAACATTTTATTATACATTATTTAATGGATAATAGGAGTTAATGAAATAAGATACAGCTCTGAACACCCccaccccatcacacacagcacTCCTACCCCAAGACGCTTGATACATATGGATCCAGAGCTGCATATTATGCTACACAGGTTACCATGGCAATCAAATTTAGTAAACTGTTAGAGAATGGGAGACATGACTCTTTACAATATGTTTtctatttaaactttatttaggGATCTGGAACCAGtgccagagaggagggagatgaaagAAAACATGTTTGAGCTTTCTGGTGTTTTTTCAGGGACCCTGAATGACCAAATCTCTTTCCACATAGACATGagtaagatttctctcctgtgtgtatgcgttggtgtgcaGTCAGGGTTCCTGAacgattgaagctcttcccacactgatcacaactataaggcttctctcctgtgtgtatgcgttggtgtctAGTCAGGTGTCCTgattgattgaagctcttcccacactgatcacagctataaggcttctctcctgtgtgtatgcgttggtgtgtagTCATGGCACCTGagtgattgaagctcttcccacactgatcacagctataaggcttctctcctgtgtgtatgcgttggtgtagAATCATGGATCCTGAGTcactgaaactcttcccacactgatcacagctaaaaggcttctctcctgtgtgtctgcGTTGGTGTCTAGTCAGGTCTCCTGagtgattgaagctcttcccacactgatcacagctataaggcttctctcctgtgtgtatgcgttggtgtgtagtcatggctcctgattgattgaagctcttcccacattgatcacacctaaaaggcttttctcctgtgtgtatgcattggtgtgtagtcagggctcctgattgattgaagctcttcccacactgaacacagctataaggcttctctcctgtgtgtatgcgttggtgtgtagCCAGGTATCCAGATTgagcaaagctcttcccacactgatcacagctataaggcttctctcctgtgtgtatgcgttggtgtctAGTCAGGGTTCCTGaatgattgaagctcttcccacactgatcacagctataaggcttctctcctgtgtgtatgcattgGTGTATAGTCAGGGTTCCTGaatgattgaagctcttcccacactgatcacagctataaggtttctctcctgtgtgtattcgttGGTGTTTAGTCAGGGCTCCTGagtgattgaagctcttcccacactgatcacagctataaggcttctctcctgtgtgtatgcgttggtgtatAGTCAGGGTTCCTGaatgattgaagctcttcccacactgatcacaggtataaggcttctctcctgtgtgtatgtgttggtgtgtagtcaggtcTCCTGagtgattgaagctcttcccacaatgatcacagctataaggcttctctcctgtgtgtatgcgttggtgtgcaATCAGATTGGAATCTCgaacaaaactctttccacaatgatcacagctataaggcttctctcctgtgtgtatgcgttggtgtgtagtcagggctcctgattgattgaagctcttcccacactgaacacagctataaggcttctctcctgtgtgaatgcgTTGGTGTGTAGCCAGGTATCCAGATTGagtgaagctcttcccacactgatcacagctataagacttctctcctgtgtgaatgcgTTGGTGTCTACTCAGGGTTCCTgattgattgaagctcttcccacattgatcacagctaaaaggcttctctcctgtgtgtatgcattggtgtgtagtcagggctcctgattgattgaagctcttcccacactgaacacagctataaggcttctctcctgtgtgtatgcgttggtgtgtagCCAGGTATCCAGATTgagcaaagctcttcccacactgatcacagctataaggcttctctcctgtgtgtatgcgttggtgtctAGTCAGGGTTCCTGaatgattgaagctcttcccacactgatcacagctataaggcttctctcctgtgtgtatgcattgGTGTATAGTCAGGGTTCCTGaatgattgaagctcttcccacactgatcacagctataaggtttctctcctgtgtgtattcgttGGTGTTTAGTCAGGGTTCCTGaatgattgaagctcttcccacactgatcacagctataagatttctctcctgtgtgtattcgttGGTGTTTAGTCAGGGTTCCTGaatgattgaagctcttcccacactgatcacaggtataaggcttctctcctgtgtgtatgtgtttgtgtgtaatcaGGTCTCCTGATCgcctgaagctcttcccacactgatcacaactataaggcttctctcctgtgtgtatgcgttggtgtgtaATCATGGATCTTGAGTcactgaaactcttcccacactgatcacagctataaggcttctctcctgtgtgtatgcgttggtgtgtaATCATGGATCTTGAGTcactgaaactcttcccacactgatcacagctataaggcttctctcctgtgtgtatgcgttggtgtgtagtcaggtgTCCTAACttattgaagctcttcccacactgaacacagctataaggcttctctcctgtgtgtttgtgtttagtcTGGGCTCCTGACTGATTGAAGTATTTCCCACAATCAAAGCAGGTATAAGGTCCCTCCCCTGAATGAATTCTCTGATGATATTTTAAGGTTCTAGATGCATGCTCTAGAGTGTGAGTTTGCTCATGAATTGTCAAGTCTTGTTTAGccaaactcttcccacagtcagagcagcagtggtgAGGTTTCATCCCTATACCTctatgctggtgtttcttgaggtgttctgatctggagagactcttctctttcttgtcagcatcatgatgttgttgaggctccccagataATAAGCCCCTCCCACTAAGAGAGCAACGATTAGGGATGTCCCCTGTGAAACAAAGACATTGAACACTTAGGTTTTGCGAACATGGGTCCATAAACAGATGGGTCCTTCCATGAAATTAAGGCCTTTTATGAAATCAAACGTGCTCTTCATGAACGAaagttaaaattaggtgaaatcaaaCGTTTTTTGGGGggaccaagttacacttctcaaaattGGATGGAACTACCAAATATTTTCATCAATAAAATTAAACAATTAATTGTTACAGAAGCAGACTAATCCACACACCATGGTTCTTACTTAATGAAATCATATCTCCatgttcctcttctcctctctctgttccactcGGCCCCGGTGTTTTCCTGCAGTCGACCAGAACCAGCAGTAAAGTACGGTGAGGCGGTGGACCTGGGGACTCCTGGAGTGTGGAGGAGGACGGACTAGCTTTGTCCTGTTGGCCACAAGAAGTTTACAGTTGATCATTAAACCAAATATTGTATTAATTCAGTCTAATCCTCTGATTTGGGTGCATCCCTCGAATATCTCCTTTTACCTGAAATGTTCAATCGTTCACTACAACCCACAAATCTAAGAGCATTGGATCGGTGGGCATTGGCTAGTTTCCACCATATTTgttataccagtcatttcctaTCAAACAATGCAAGAGGgataactgggcccaaaatctgGCTTCTGGCTTATTTGATCATATATACATTTTCGTAACGAGTTGGTTGTTACTAGTGTATTGGTaaaagtaggacacgtgacatcccggcaacttcGAGGAAAAAAACACTTTGAATGGAAGTAGTacctggtcgtcactagttaccacaaacAAAGCCATAAACCACATCCATTTCTACAACTGATCTTTTTAAACGagattttaaccctaaccttgaaAACACAAactttatgcctaaccctaaataaataaaaatacgaTATAAATGTTCGACATTGTGGCAACTAGTGAAAACACGCATATCTGCCATCTCATTGGCTataatggtcccacctgatcttgcctcttCCCGATTACCTTCCAGCTGCGTTTCAAACTCAACAACCATCGGTCCTAAACCCTCAGCCCTTGAATTGCGTTTTACATCCGAGTGTACCTTAAAATGTCCCTTGCCCAAGCGAGGGAGAGTAAAGATCGGAGGCAACGTCCTTGGTGGAAATCTTGAAGTTTAACTTAAAAACAACCAACCTAAAGCTATCAATGTACCTAGTAAGCTAACGTATCTAGCTAGCATCGTGGAAATATTGGTCCAATAATATTTCTCAGATACCGGAACATTAAATTTATATAGACTATTACAAAGCCAAGCTGGTCCAAGGATCATCTGGCTTCGCCAGTCTCAGCACACTCCTTTTATACAGTTTCACCATTACATAGTCACTCCTCTTTAGGCAAAATGCCCTTTGACATTTCGCCACCATTATCTTTTTGTCTCACTTCTGACTTATTTACACCCATCTTAGATTATATTGGTGGCATCACCATAGTACTATTacaaaagaaaatatatatatatatatatatatatatatatatatatatatatatatatatatatatatatatacagttgaagtcagaagtttacatacatttaggttggagtaattaaaactagTTTAtaaaccactctacaaatttcttgttaacaaactatagttttggcaagtcagttaggacatctactttgtgcatgacacaagtaattttttcaacaattgtttacagacagattatttcactgtatcacaacttcagtgggtcagaagtttacatacaccaagttgactgtgcctttaaacagcttggaaaattccagaaaatgatgtcatggctttagaagcttctgataggcaaattgacatcatttgagtcaattggaggtgtacctgtggatgtatttcaaggcctaccttcaaacccagtgcctctttgcttgacattatgggaaaatcaaaataaatcagtcaagacctcagaaaaagatgtaaacctccacaagtctggttcatccttgtgagcaatttccaaacgcctgagggtaccacgttcatctgtacaaacaattgtatgcaagtataaacaccatgggaccacgcagccatcatacagctcaggaaggagacgcgttctgtctctaaGAGATgtacatactttggtgcaaaaagtgcaaatcaatcccagaacaacagcaaaggactggaggaaacagttacaaaagtatctatatccacagtaaaacaagtcttatatcgacataaccttaaaggccgctcagcaaggaagaagccactgctccaaaaccgccataaaaaagtcagactacggtttgcaacggcacatggggacaaagatcgtaatttttggagaaatgtcctctggtctgatgaaacaaaaatagaactgtttggccaaaatgaccatcgttatgtttggaggaaaaagggaaacgcttgcaagacgaagaaccccatcccaaccgtcaagcacgggggtggcagcatcatgttgtgggggtgctttgctgcaggagggactggtgcatgtaacaaaatagatggcatcatgaggaaaggaaaattatgtggatatattgaagcaacatcttaagacatcagtcaggaagttaaagcttggtcgcaaatgggtcttccaaatggacaatgaccccaagcatacttccaaagttgtggcaaaatggcttcagcacaaccaagtcaaggtattggagtggccatcacaaagccctgacctcaatcctatagaaaataagtgggcagaactgaaaatgtgtgtgcgagcaaggaggcctacaaacctgactcagttagaccagctctgtcaggaggaatgggccaaaattcacccaacttattgtgggaagcttgtggaaggctacctgaaacgtctgacccaagttaaacaatttaaaggcaatgattccaaattctaattgagtgtgtgtaaacttctgacccgttgggaatgtgataaaagaaataaaagctgaaataaatcattctctctactattattctgacatttcacattcttaaaataaagtggtgatcttaactgacctaagacagggaatttttactaggtttaaatgtcaggaattgtgaaaaac is a window from the Salmo trutta chromosome 38, fSalTru1.1, whole genome shotgun sequence genome containing:
- the LOC115177737 gene encoding zinc finger protein 271-like isoform X4, with the protein product MDRDKASSSSSTLQESPGPPPLRTLLLVLVDCRKTQGQSGTERGEEEHGDMISLRDIPNRCSLSGRGLLSGEPQQHHDADKKEKSLSRSEHLKKHQHRGIGMKPHHCCSDCGKSLAKQDLTIHEQTHTLEHASRTLKYHQRIHSGEGPYTCFDCGKYFNQSGAQTKHKHTGEKPYSCVQCGKSFNKLGHLTTHQRIHTGEKPYSCDQCGKSFSDSRSMITHQRIHTGEKPYSCDQCGKSFSDSRSMITHQRIHTGEKPYSCDQCGKSFRRSGDLITHKHIHTGEKPYTCDQCGKSFNHSGTLTKHQRIHTGEKSYSCDQCGKSFNHSGTLTKHQRIHTGEKPYSCDQCGKSFNHSGTLTIHQCIHTGEKPYSCDQCGKSFNHSGTLTRHQRIHTGEKPYSCDQCGKSFAQSGYLATHQRIHTGEKPYSCVQCGKSFNQSGALTTHQCIHTGEKPFSCDQCGKSFNQSGTLSRHQRIHTGEKSYSCDQCGKSFTQSGYLATHQRIHTGEKPYSCVQCGKSFNQSGALTTHQRIHTGEKPYSCDHCGKSFVRDSNLIAHQRIHTGEKPYSCDHCGKSFNHSGDLTTHQHIHTGEKPYTCDQCGKSFNHSGTLTIHQRIHTGEKPYSCDQCGKSFNHSGALTKHQRIHTGEKPYSCDQCGKSFNHSGTLTIHQCIHTGEKPYSCDQCGKSFNHSGTLTRHQRIHTGEKPYSCDQCGKSFAQSGYLATHQRIHTGEKPYSCVQCGKSFNQSGALTTHQCIHTGEKPFRCDQCGKSFNQSGAMTTHQRIHTGEKPYSCDQCGKSFNHSGDLTRHQRRHTGEKPFSCDQCGKSFSDSGSMILHQRIHTGEKPYSCDQCGKSFNHSGAMTTHQRIHTGEKPYSCDQCGKSFNQSGHLTRHQRIHTGEKPYSCDQCGKSFNRSGTLTAHQRIHTGEKSYSCLCGKRFGHSGSLKKHQKAQTCFLSSPSSLALVPDP
- the LOC115177737 gene encoding zinc finger protein 271-like isoform X2: MDRDKASPSSSTLQESPGPPPHRTLLLVLVDCRKTPGPSGTERGEEEHGDMISLRDIPNRCSLSGRGLLSGEPQQHHDADKKEKSLSRSEHLKKHQHRGIGMKPHHCCSDCGKSLAKQDLTIHEQTHTLEHASRTLKYHQRIHSGEGPYTCFDCGKYFNQSGAQTKHKHTGEKPYSCVQCGKSFNKLGHLTTHQRIHTGEKPYSCDQCGKSFSDSRSMITHQRIHTGEKPYSCDQCGKSFSDSRSMITHQRIHTGEKPYSCDQCGKSFRRSGDLITHKHIHTGEKPYTCDQCGKSFNHSGTLTKHQRIHTGEKSYSCDQCGKSFNHSGTLTKHQRIHTGEKPYSCDQCGKSFNHSGTLTIHQCIHTGEKPYSCDQCGKSFNHSGTLTRHQRIHTGEKPYSCDQCGKSFAQSGYLATHQRIHTGEKPYSCVQCGKSFNQSGALTTHQCIHTGEKPFSCDQCGKSFNQSGTLSRHQRIHTGEKSYSCDQCGKSFTQSGYLATHQRIHTGEKPYSCVQCGKSFNQSGALTTHQRIHTGEKPYSCDHCGKSFVRDSNLIAHQRIHTGEKPYSCDHCGKSFNHSGDLTTHQHIHTGEKPYTCDQCGKSFNHSGTLTIHQRIHTGEKPYSCDQCGKSFNHSGALTKHQRIHTGEKPYSCDQCGKSFNHSGTLTIHQCIHTGEKPYSCDQCGKSFNHSGTLTRHQRIHTGEKPYSCDQCGKSFAQSGYLATHQRIHTGEKPYSCVQCGKSFNQSGALTTHQCIHTGEKPFRCDQCGKSFNQSGAMTTHQRIHTGEKPYSCDQCGKSFNHSGDLTRHQRRHTGEKPFSCDQCGKSFSDSGSMILHQRIHTGEKPYSCDQCGKSFNHSGAMTTHQRIHTGEKPYSCDQCGKSFNQSGHLTRHQRIHTGEKPYSCDQCGKSFNRSGTLTAHQRIHTGEKSYSCLCGKRFGHSGSLKKHQKAQTCFLSSPSSLALVPDP
- the LOC115177737 gene encoding zinc finger protein 271-like isoform X1 translates to MDRDKASPSSSTLQESPGPPPHRTLLLVLVDCRKTPGPSGTERGEEEHGDMISLSKNHGDIPNRCSLSGRGLLSGEPQQHHDADKKEKSLSRSEHLKKHQHRGIGMKPHHCCSDCGKSLAKQDLTIHEQTHTLEHASRTLKYHQRIHSGEGPYTCFDCGKYFNQSGAQTKHKHTGEKPYSCVQCGKSFNKLGHLTTHQRIHTGEKPYSCDQCGKSFSDSRSMITHQRIHTGEKPYSCDQCGKSFSDSRSMITHQRIHTGEKPYSCDQCGKSFRRSGDLITHKHIHTGEKPYTCDQCGKSFNHSGTLTKHQRIHTGEKSYSCDQCGKSFNHSGTLTKHQRIHTGEKPYSCDQCGKSFNHSGTLTIHQCIHTGEKPYSCDQCGKSFNHSGTLTRHQRIHTGEKPYSCDQCGKSFAQSGYLATHQRIHTGEKPYSCVQCGKSFNQSGALTTHQCIHTGEKPFSCDQCGKSFNQSGTLSRHQRIHTGEKSYSCDQCGKSFTQSGYLATHQRIHTGEKPYSCVQCGKSFNQSGALTTHQRIHTGEKPYSCDHCGKSFVRDSNLIAHQRIHTGEKPYSCDHCGKSFNHSGDLTTHQHIHTGEKPYTCDQCGKSFNHSGTLTIHQRIHTGEKPYSCDQCGKSFNHSGALTKHQRIHTGEKPYSCDQCGKSFNHSGTLTIHQCIHTGEKPYSCDQCGKSFNHSGTLTRHQRIHTGEKPYSCDQCGKSFAQSGYLATHQRIHTGEKPYSCVQCGKSFNQSGALTTHQCIHTGEKPFRCDQCGKSFNQSGAMTTHQRIHTGEKPYSCDQCGKSFNHSGDLTRHQRRHTGEKPFSCDQCGKSFSDSGSMILHQRIHTGEKPYSCDQCGKSFNHSGAMTTHQRIHTGEKPYSCDQCGKSFNQSGHLTRHQRIHTGEKPYSCDQCGKSFNRSGTLTAHQRIHTGEKSYSCLCGKRFGHSGSLKKHQKAQTCFLSSPSSLALVPDP